DNA from Ignavibacteriales bacterium:
AATTTTTGGCGGTAAGAAAGAGTTCTTTGTAGAGGAAATAAAACATCTTAAAAATAATTTTGCTGTAAAATTTAAAAACTTTAACAGCGATAAAGAAGTTGAGTTTTTAATTGGTAAAAAGATTTTCATTGATTCTGCGAACCATGTTTCACTGAAAAAAGACACCTTCTTTGTGCACGATTTAATTGGTTGTAAAGTTTATAGAAACGGTGAAATGTTTGGAATACTTAAAGAAGTTTTAAGTTTTCCTGCTAATGATGTTTATGTTATAATGAATGAATTGAACGAAGAGATTCTAATACCAGCTATTAAAGATTACGTAGAAAGTGTTGATACGATAAATAAAATTTTGATTCTGAAACCTGGCGGAAAGATTTACGATGATGAGGATTGATATTATTTCTGCGGTGCCGGATATGTTGGTTAGCCCTTTAAATACCAGCATACTTAAAAGAGCCCAGGATAAAAAAAAAGTAGAAATTGTTGTTCATAGTTTAAGAGATTATACACACGATAAGCATAAGACGATAGATGATAAACCGTTTGCAGGTGGAGCAGGAATGCTTCTTAAACCCGCACCGTTCTTTGAATGTATTGAAAAGTTAGTTAGTGAAAGAGAATATCAACATATAATTTTTTGCTGCCCTAAAGGGAAAATTTTTAATCAGCAATTAGCAAATAAATTTTCAATTTCAAATAACATCATCATCATTGCCGGGCACTACAAAGGAATTGATGATAGAGTAAGAGAAAAATTTGCTACCGACGAAATAT
Protein-coding regions in this window:
- the rimM gene encoding ribosome maturation factor RimM (Essential for efficient processing of 16S rRNA), with translation MGEFFLFAEIKSVFSKDGFVSVISYSDFPERFLEVEKVFIEIFGGKKEFFVEEIKHLKNNFAVKFKNFNSDKEVEFLIGKKIFIDSANHVSLKKDTFFVHDLIGCKVYRNGEMFGILKEVLSFPANDVYVIMNELNEEILIPAIKDYVESVDTINKILILKPGGKIYDDED
- the trmD gene encoding tRNA (guanosine(37)-N1)-methyltransferase TrmD — translated: MMRIDIISAVPDMLVSPLNTSILKRAQDKKKVEIVVHSLRDYTHDKHKTIDDKPFAGGAGMLLKPAPFFECIEKLVSEREYQHIIFCCPKGKIFNQQLANKFSISNNIIIIAGHYKGIDDRVREKFATDEISIGNYVLTGGEIPALVIIDSIVRLIPGVLNDSESALNDSFQDGDVVEPPYYTRPADYKGMKVPEVLLSGDTKKIEDWKKEQSKVLTDKWKKLNSSE